In a single window of the Dreissena polymorpha isolate Duluth1 chromosome 3, UMN_Dpol_1.0, whole genome shotgun sequence genome:
- the LOC127871967 gene encoding transcription factor E2F3-like isoform X3 gives MDRRRTVHLINAKRKLELDIQHEDFKTPAKSSKRRRLASEQSPKVRSPLEKTRYDTSLGLLTKKFVGLITSAPDGVLDLNRASEFLEVQKRRIYDITNVLEGINLIQKKSKNNIQWKGCTNSIAANPKLDSQLSCATVDLHSDLADLEAKENRLDQIITSCTRSLKETTENPENSKYAYVTYQDIRSIKSLDEQTVIAIKAPPETRLEVPDPGDNIQIWLKSSKGPIEVYLCPEDAGGSGSSSGSDAANTTSSSATDSACGSNTSASSGDDSFFSEDSTSCDSFNKGHPTMKNALLEDQDISPNLDHSLLLQTEDQHQNDDNFVQLEPPIGALEDYMFSLEETEGISDLFDNYLSELTSIDISV, from the exons GCAAAAAGGAAGTTAGAACTTGATATACAACATGAAGATTTCAAAACACCTGCCAAGTCCTCTAAACGCAGAAGACTAGCATCAGAACAGAGTCCCAAAG TGCGGTCTCCATTAGAGAAGACTAGATATGACACCTCACTGGGGCTTCTTACCAAGAAGTTTGTTGGACTCATCACCAGTGCACCAGATGGG GTCTTGGACTTGAACAGAGCGTCTGAATTTTTGGAAGTGCAGAAACGACGCATTTACGACATCACTAATGTGCTAGAGGGCATCAACTTGATACAAAAGAAATCCAAAAACAATATTCAGTGGAA AGGCTGTACAAATTCTATAGCTGCCAATCCCAAGCTTGACAGTCAGTTAAGCTGTGCAACTGTGGATCTTCATTCAG ATCTTGCAGATTTGGAGGCTAAAGAAAACCGGTTGGACCAGATCATAACTTCCTGTACCCGGTCTTTGAAGGAGACCACAGAAAACCCAGAGAATTCTAA ATATGCATATGTGACATACCAAGACATACGGAGCATCAAATCATTGGATGAACAGACAGTTATAGCTATAAAAGCCCCGCCGGAAACCAGACTTGAGGTGCCAGACCCCGGCGATAACATTCAGATATGGCTGAAG AGCTCAAAGGGTCCAATTGAGGTCTACCTCTGCCCCGAGGACGCTGGAGGCTCAGGGTCGAGCTCAGGTTCTGATGCTGCCAATACTACCTCCTCCTCCGCCACGGACAGCGCCTGCGGCAGTAACACCAGCGCGAGCAGCGGCGATGACTCGTTCTTCTCGGAGGACTCTACTTCCTGTGATAGCTTTAATAAAG GGCACCCAACGATGAAGAACGCGTTGTTGGAAGACCAGGACATCTCTCCTAACCTTGACCACTCCCTTCTACTGCAGACGGAGGATCAGCATCAAAATGACGACAACTTTGTGCAGTTGGAGCCCCCAATAGGCGCACTAGAGGACTACATGTTCAGTCTGGAGGAGACCGAGGGAATCAGTGACCTTTTCGATAACTATTTGTCAGAGTTAACCAGCATTGACATCTCTGTTTGA